DNA sequence from the Pseudodesulfovibrio sp. S3 genome:
TTGCCGGGTTGAATGTCGGCATCAGTCTGTATCAGGTGCAGCCCTGTCTTCTCATCCTCACGAAGCGCGCTGACAACTCCCCGCGTAATGGTCGACCGCAACTTCTGATCGAGCGGTGTTCCCACCGGGAATACCGGCTCCAGGACTTTCACGGGGGTTTGCCTTATGGGCATGGGCCTGGCCGAATTAAGCTCGGCCTTTACCAAGGCGACATCACGCGTCGGGTGCACCTTTATAACTTTTCCGGGCAGTTCGAACCCGTTTGAAAAACCGATGGAAACCTTATCGCTTTTCCCCACCACATGCTGATTGGTGATGATGTACCCGTCGTCGGTGATGATAAACCCTGAACCATGCCCGTATGCAGTACGCACCGTCACAGTCGAATCGGTCACCCTCGACGGTTTTTCTGAAAATGACGTAATATAATTATCGACCAAGGGTATTGTGAGAACATCGCCAACAGACTGTTGTTTGACGAGATTGTCCTGAACACTGCGCCCACTGACCAGATCATAAAAGTCTTTGTCGGCAGACAGTTCTTCGGCCGCACTCGAAAAGGCTTCAAAGAGGAGCGAAGTGTAGCCACCGGCCCGCTCTTCAACCGATTTCTGGTAACCCGTTGTCGTCACTTGTAAAAGCGACTTCTTTTCAAGAGGAGAATAGACCGTCCATTCAACCTGCAGCCACACTTCCCCGTTTTCAGTACCCAGGGCATTCCCTGTCCAGAAATCATAAACGCGGCAAATGTTCGTTCTCAAATCCCGGATTTCAGCGGCCACCAGATAATGTGCGCTGGACAACTCCTCTTCTCTGTCAAATATCCGCTTCGGATCGCCAACGACATTGTATCCACGGGCAGTCAACGATTCATAAAAATACTGGCTGAACTCATCATCGATGCCGCCGATGGTCGAGCGCGATGAGGTCCAGAACATTTCCGCACTGCAATTGTAGTTGCACAGATTCATACTGCTTTCGGACTGCCCGGAATAATAGGCGCCTATTTTTTCGCCCCGTTTGATGGAGACTATTGTTTTGCTCAGCCCAATGGGCTCCAAAACAACGCCGGATTCCATCTCCAGAGGGGGAAGAACGGCATGAGGGGGAATGGCGACTCGCTTTGTTCCGCATGACGGCAGAAACAACAAACAGACAAACAGGGCACATACAATCTTACGCACAACGTATCCTCCAGGCAGATTCAAACTGCCTTTCGATACACATTTTCATGTATACATACAACCACTTTGTCGTGCTTTTTGACCAATTCTAGGCAGTTGCCTTGGCCAGCGCCCGGTCAAGATCTTCAATGATGTCTTCCACATCTTCCAACCCCACGGAGATGCGGATCAAATCCGGCGGCACCCCTGCCGCGAGCTGTTCTTCAGGGGTGGACTGGCCGTGCGTGGTGGACGCCGGATGGATGACCAATGTCTTTGCGTCTAGAATATTGGCAAGATGAGAACACAACTCCACGGATTCGATAAAGACGCGCCCTGCTTCCAGACCGCCTTTGACCCCGAAACCGAAGACCGCTCCCGGTCCCAGGGGGAAGGTGTTCTTGGCTTTGTCGTGATCGGGATGGCTGGGGAGTCCCGCATAGTTGACCCACTCCACAGCGTAATGCGTTTCCAGGAATTCCGCCACTTTCTGGGCGTTTTCACAGTGCTTGCAAGCGCGCAGAGGCAGGGTTTCCATACCCTGGATAATAAGGAAACTGTTGTGGGGTGACAGGGCCGCACCCGTGTCACGCAACAAACCGATGCGAACCTTGGTGGTAAACACAGGGCACGGTTCACCGGCCGCACCGCCCATGGCTTCCCACAAATTGATGCCGTTGTAGGTCGGGTCCGGGGCGGTCAACTCGGGATATTTGCCGGCTGCCCCCCAATCGAAACCGCCCTTCTCAACTATGGCCCCGCCCATGGCCACGCCGTGGCCGCCCACGATCTTGGTCAGAGAGTAGACCGCAATGTCGCAGCCGAAATCAAAGGGATTGAAAATGGGGGGGGGCGCCACCGTGGAATCGAGGATGAACGGCAAACCGTGCGCGTGGGCTACACGGGCGATCCCCTGCAAGTCATCGACATTGCAACGCGGATTGCCGATGGACTCACTGTAGACGAGCCGGGTGTTCTCATCGATGGCCGCCTCAAAATTGGCCGGATCAGAGGAATCCACGAATCGCGCCTCGATACCGAACCGCTTCAGGGTATGTTCGAACAGGGTCTGTGTCCCGCCGTAGAGATTGGAACCGGTGACGATGTTCTGCCCTGCCGAGGTGATGGCCGTGACCGCATAGAAGATGGCCGCCATGCCGCTGGCCACGGCCAATGCGCCCACGCCGCCGTGCAGGGCGGCCAGCCGCTTTTCCAGCACGTCCGTGGTCGGATTGTTCAGGCGGGTATAGATGTAGCCGGAATCCTTGAGTGCAAACAGATCGGCGGCATGACCGGTATCGCGAAAGAGGTACGCCGTGGTCTGATGGATGGGAACAGCCCTGGAACCAGTGTCACTGTCCGGGGTATGCCCTGCATGGAGGGCCAATGTCTGAGGACCATATTTCGTGTCGGTCATGACGATGCTCCTATTAAATCTGCCGGGGCCAAACGCCCTGCTCTGCCTCAGAGTGCGACAACAGGAGACAATTGGCAATACCTGCATTCATAGCAATTCATTATCCCGACCATAAGAGGGCTTCATGGAACAGGTATTGCTAGCATATGAACAAGGAACATTTTTCCGACACGGTAAGCGGAAACCGCGTGAAAACGTTTCAGATTTCGCTAACAATGGGGTCAGCGAAAGGTCCCCGCCTCGAACTTGAGCGACTCGGGGCGGGGGTCATTTTTCCAGCCCGGCACCAGCCAGCCATGCGGCGAACGCTTCCTGCGCCCGCTGACCGTAGGCTTCCTTCCTGAATTTCTTCTTCATCTTCTGTTGCAATCCGGGCATGAGCCCGAAGTTGACGTTGGACGGCTGGAACTGCTTTTCGGGCCTGGTCCGCAAATGGCCAAGCAATGCCCCGAGCGCCGTTTCCACCGGCGGAGCCGTCACTTCCACGCCCTTTATCCGGCGAGACAGGGACAGGCCAAGCCACAGGCCGCAGGCAGCGGACTCGAGATACCCTTCCACCCCTGTGATCTGCCCGGCCAGATAGAATCCGGGCCTGCCTCTCAACTGCAAGGTCTCGTCCAGCACCTCCGGGGCATTGACGTAGGTGTTGCGATGAATGGAACCGAGCCTGAGGAATTCGGCATTCTCCAGGCCAGGTATCATCCTGAAGATCCGTTTCTGTTCCGGGTACTTGAGCTTGGTCTGGAAGCCCACCAGGTTGAAGGAGGTCTTGTCCGCATTCTCGGTGCGGAGCTGGACAATGGCAAAGGGGCGTTCCCCGGTCTTGGGGTCCGTGAACCCCACGGGCTTGAGCGGACCAAAGGCAAGGGTCATCTCCCCGCGCTCGGCCATGGCTTCCACGGGCAGACAGGCTTCGAAGTGCACTTCCTTCTCGAAATCGCGCGGTTTGACCTTCTCCCCCTCGAGCAGAGCGGCCACGAACGCCTTGTATTCGTCCTCGTTCATGGGACAGTTGAGATAATCGTCGTCCTCGGGCTTCCAGCGCGACCCCCAGAAAGCCTTGTCAAAGTCCACGGAATCGCGGGAGATGATCGGCGCTATGGCGTCATAAAAATAGAGCCGGGCATCGCCCACCGTCTCCATGAGGCTCTCGGTCAGTTCCGGGCTGGCCAGGGGACCGGCGGCAATGATGACCGCGGCAGCTCCTTGCAAATCAACATCATCAAGCGAGGCAATCTCCCGCCGAACCACAGTGATAGCGTCATGCCCTTCGATCTTTGCGGTAATATATTCGGAGAACAGGGTACGGTCCACGGCCAGGGCGCCGCCGGCGGGCACCTTTGTGGCAAAGGCGGCCTCCATGACCAAACTGCCGAGACTCTCCATCTCCTCCTTGAGCAGTCCTATGGCCGCGGCGGGTCCGGTGGCACGAAAGGAATTTGAACAGACCAGCTCCGCCAGTCCGTCCTCAGTGTGGGCCTCGGAACGCCTTTCCGGCTTCATCTCATAGAGCGTGACCGAAATACCGGCTTCGGCCAACTGCCATGCGCAGTCACACCCGGCCAGACCACCGCCCACAATTACCACTTGTGCCATTTCATATCCCCGATATCGTTTACGTTCGCCGCAATATGCCGTATAGAAGCCTGAACAGCAAACCTGCGGAATCAAAAGATGACAAACCCCCTGCTCGACATACGCGAACTGACCACGTGCTTTTCCTCGCACCAGGGCATTGCCAAGGCGGTGGATAACGTCAGCCTTTCCTTTATGCAAGGGGAAACCCTGGCCATCGTGGGTGAGTCCGGCTGCGGAAAGACCGTGCTCGCCCTGTCCATCCTTGGTCTCATACCCGATCCGCCGGGCCGCGTCACCGACGGAAGCATCCTCTACAAAGGCCAGGACCTGCTGGACCTGACCGAGAGCGAGCTCATGTCCATCAGGGGCAACGCCATTTCCATGATTTTCCAGGAGCCCATGACCGCGCTGAACCCGGTCTTTCGAGTGGACGACCAGATCGCGGAACCGCTCCGGCTGCACCAGGGGTTCAACAGACACGATGCGCTCCTCAAGGCCGTTGATGCCCTGAACCTGGTGGGCATTCCCAACCCGGCCAAGATCGCCAAATCCTATCCCCACGAGCTTTCGGGCGGTATGCGCCAACGCGTCATGATCGCCATGGCCCTGGCCTGCAAACCGGATATTCTCATCGCCGACGAACCGACCACGGCTCTGGACGTGACCATCCAGGCCCAGATTCTGGACCTCATGAATGAGCTGAAGGCCCGCATGAACGGCTCGCTCATGCTCATCACCCATGACCTGGGTGTGGTGGCCCGCATGGCCCAACGCGTGGCGGTCATGTATTCCGGCAAGATCGTGGAACTCGCAGGAGTTAAGGAACTCTACGCCGATCCGCTCCACCCCTACACCAAGGGGCTGCTCGCATCGGTGCCGACCCTGGGCGAAACCACGCGCCTGAACGCCATCCCCGGCATCGTGCCCGGCATCTTCGACCTGCCGGAGGGATGCCGCTTTCATCCGCGCTGCCCCAAGGCCTACCAGAAATGTTCGCTGCTGCTTCCGCCGCTTTTTGAACCGGAACCGGGCCGAAAAGTCCGTTGTTGGCTGTATGAGGACTAGGCCATGGCCCCACTGCTCGAACTGATCAACGTCTCCAAGCACTTCAAGGTCACCAGCGGCATGCTCGGCCTCCTGTCCTCGACCGTCCGCGCCGTGGACGGCGTCACCCTGAGCGTCGAAAGAGGTGAAACCCTCGGCCTGGTGGGCGAATCGGGTTGCGGCAAATCCACCCTGGCCAAATGCATCATGGGACTGGAAAAAGTCACCGGCGGAGAAGTCATCTTCGGCAACCGATCCATCACCGCATGGGACGAAAAAAAACTGCGCTCCAAGATACAGATGATCTTTCAGGACCCCTATTCCTCCCTCAACCCACGCCAGAAAATCGGCTCCATCATCCGCGAGGGACTGGATATCCACAATATCGGCTCCAAAAACGAGCGGCTGGAAAAAGTCAATAATCTCCTGCAACTGGTTGGCCTGAGAGGCGAACACAGCCAGCGTTACCCCCATGAATTTTCCGGCGGCCAACGGCAGCGCATAGCCGTGGCCCGGACCCTGGCCCTGGACCCCAAACTCATTGTCTGCGACGAACCGGTGTCCGCTCTGGACGTATCCGTGCAGGCCCAGGTCCTGGGGCTGCTCAAGGACTTGCAGGACCGGTTCAACCTGACCTATGTTTTCATCTCTCACGATCTGTCCGTGGTCAGCCACATCTCCGACAATGTGGCCGTCATGTACCTTGGCCGGATCATGGAAGTCGGGCCGAGCAAGAACCTGTTCGCAGACCCGAAACACCCGTATACCAAGGCGTTGCTGTCCGCAGTGCTGGTCCCGGACCCGACCAGGCAAACCGAACGCATCGCCCTGAAAGGGGATCTGCCCAGCCCCATGAACCCGCCCACAGGATGTCCGTTCCACCCCCGCTGCCCCGCTGCCTTTGACAAGTGCAGAAACGGCCGCCCCGAACTCATGGCCCAGCCAGACGGCGTAAAAACCGCATGCTGGCTCTACGCGTCCGAGTAACTGTACCGCCCGGACATCCGAGAATCTGTATCTGGAACACCACGATTTGATCAGGCACTATGACAGCACGCTGATACTCAAACCCCAAGGAACCGATATGATAAGCCGAGACGAAGCCCTGGCCCTGCTCAAGGAACACAACACCGAAATCAACCTGATCAACCACGCCCTGGAATCCGAAGCCGTCATGCGCGGCCTGGCCGTCAAGCTGGGCAAGGACGCTGATCTGTGGGGCATCACCGGACTGCTGCACGACCTGGACTACGCCGTCACAAAAGAGGCCTATGCTCGCCACGGGCTGGACACCGTTGACATGCTGAAAGGCAAACTCCCTGACGAAGCCCTGACCGCCATCCGCCGCCATGCCGCCGAGATGAACGGAGCCGAAGGACCGGAAACCGATTTCGACTTTGCCCTGCGCTGCGGCGAAACCGTCACCGGGCTGGTTCACGCAGGCGCCCTGGTCCGCCCCACCAAGATCGACGGCATGAACCCCAAGAGCCTGAAAAAGAAAATGAAGGACAAGGCGTTCGCGGCCAGCGTAAACCGCGACTGCATTCGCGAATGCGACAAGATAGGCCTGGAGTTGGGCGATTTTCTCCAGATCGCCATTGACTCGGTAACTGAAATCGCCCCTGAAGTGGGACTGGCTGCCGAATAAGGTCGGTTGCAGGGATTCCTATTCTGTACTACTCCTTTTCCCCTGACAAGCCTCCCCGGATTATCTGAGAAAAGGAGCATATGTGGCCGCACTTTCCGAGCCGTTCGCCTCGGGCGATTCCGTCATCCACAGGATGGACCCGCGCATCCGTCTGATCTGCGCAATGCTCCTGACCCTGCCTGTGGCCCTGCTGACCCTGCCCAAACCGGCCTGGATCGCCTTTGCCGTCGGACTTTTTCTTGTGAGAGCGGCCCATCTGAATCTGATCCTGGTCATGAAACGACTGTTCGCAGTCAACTTCTTCATCGCCTTCCTGTGGCTGTTCATCCCCTTTTCCCTGCCGGGCAACGCAATCTGGTCCATCGGGCCCCTTCACGCCACCACGCAAGGCGTGGATCTTGCCCTGCTCATCACGGTGAAGTCCAACGCCATCGTGCTCGGCCTCATGGCGCTTCTGGGGACCATCTCCATCCAGAATCTCGGCCCGGCCATGCAGCAACTCGGCATACCGAACAAACTCTGCCACATTCTCCTGTTCACCTATCGCTATATCTTTGCCATCCACCAGGAGTACACCACCATGTGCCAGGC
Encoded proteins:
- a CDS encoding HD domain-containing protein, translated to MISRDEALALLKEHNTEINLINHALESEAVMRGLAVKLGKDADLWGITGLLHDLDYAVTKEAYARHGLDTVDMLKGKLPDEALTAIRRHAAEMNGAEGPETDFDFALRCGETVTGLVHAGALVRPTKIDGMNPKSLKKKMKDKAFAASVNRDCIRECDKIGLELGDFLQIAIDSVTEIAPEVGLAAE
- a CDS encoding dipeptide ABC transporter ATP-binding protein — protein: MAPLLELINVSKHFKVTSGMLGLLSSTVRAVDGVTLSVERGETLGLVGESGCGKSTLAKCIMGLEKVTGGEVIFGNRSITAWDEKKLRSKIQMIFQDPYSSLNPRQKIGSIIREGLDIHNIGSKNERLEKVNNLLQLVGLRGEHSQRYPHEFSGGQRQRIAVARTLALDPKLIVCDEPVSALDVSVQAQVLGLLKDLQDRFNLTYVFISHDLSVVSHISDNVAVMYLGRIMEVGPSKNLFADPKHPYTKALLSAVLVPDPTRQTERIALKGDLPSPMNPPTGCPFHPRCPAAFDKCRNGRPELMAQPDGVKTACWLYASE
- a CDS encoding O-acetylhomoserine aminocarboxypropyltransferase/cysteine synthase family protein → MTDTKYGPQTLALHAGHTPDSDTGSRAVPIHQTTAYLFRDTGHAADLFALKDSGYIYTRLNNPTTDVLEKRLAALHGGVGALAVASGMAAIFYAVTAITSAGQNIVTGSNLYGGTQTLFEHTLKRFGIEARFVDSSDPANFEAAIDENTRLVYSESIGNPRCNVDDLQGIARVAHAHGLPFILDSTVAPPPIFNPFDFGCDIAVYSLTKIVGGHGVAMGGAIVEKGGFDWGAAGKYPELTAPDPTYNGINLWEAMGGAAGEPCPVFTTKVRIGLLRDTGAALSPHNSFLIIQGMETLPLRACKHCENAQKVAEFLETHYAVEWVNYAGLPSHPDHDKAKNTFPLGPGAVFGFGVKGGLEAGRVFIESVELCSHLANILDAKTLVIHPASTTHGQSTPEEQLAAGVPPDLIRISVGLEDVEDIIEDLDRALAKATA
- a CDS encoding trypsin-like peptidase domain-containing protein; this translates as MRKIVCALFVCLLFLPSCGTKRVAIPPHAVLPPLEMESGVVLEPIGLSKTIVSIKRGEKIGAYYSGQSESSMNLCNYNCSAEMFWTSSRSTIGGIDDEFSQYFYESLTARGYNVVGDPKRIFDREEELSSAHYLVAAEIRDLRTNICRVYDFWTGNALGTENGEVWLQVEWTVYSPLEKKSLLQVTTTGYQKSVEERAGGYTSLLFEAFSSAAEELSADKDFYDLVSGRSVQDNLVKQQSVGDVLTIPLVDNYITSFSEKPSRVTDSTVTVRTAYGHGSGFIITDDGYIITNQHVVGKSDKVSIGFSNGFELPGKVIKVHPTRDVALVKAELNSARPMPIRQTPVKVLEPVFPVGTPLDQKLRSTITRGVVSALREDEKTGLHLIQTDADIQPGNSGGPLVDNNGNVVGVCVSGYGERSIGINNFIPIREALTALNIHIIDE
- the cbiQ gene encoding cobalt ECF transporter T component CbiQ — encoded protein: MAALSEPFASGDSVIHRMDPRIRLICAMLLTLPVALLTLPKPAWIAFAVGLFLVRAAHLNLILVMKRLFAVNFFIAFLWLFIPFSLPGNAIWSIGPLHATTQGVDLALLITVKSNAIVLGLMALLGTISIQNLGPAMQQLGIPNKLCHILLFTYRYIFAIHQEYTTMCQAMRARGFKPRTSAHTYRAYAWLVGMLLVKSWDRAERVQAAMRCRGFHGRFYSLTAFKSAPQDYLFLALCTCFCLGIIYFGFIQRGLS
- the trmFO gene encoding methylenetetrahydrofolate--tRNA-(uracil(54)-C(5))-methyltransferase (FADH(2)-oxidizing) TrmFO: MAQVVIVGGGLAGCDCAWQLAEAGISVTLYEMKPERRSEAHTEDGLAELVCSNSFRATGPAAAIGLLKEEMESLGSLVMEAAFATKVPAGGALAVDRTLFSEYITAKIEGHDAITVVRREIASLDDVDLQGAAAVIIAAGPLASPELTESLMETVGDARLYFYDAIAPIISRDSVDFDKAFWGSRWKPEDDDYLNCPMNEDEYKAFVAALLEGEKVKPRDFEKEVHFEACLPVEAMAERGEMTLAFGPLKPVGFTDPKTGERPFAIVQLRTENADKTSFNLVGFQTKLKYPEQKRIFRMIPGLENAEFLRLGSIHRNTYVNAPEVLDETLQLRGRPGFYLAGQITGVEGYLESAACGLWLGLSLSRRIKGVEVTAPPVETALGALLGHLRTRPEKQFQPSNVNFGLMPGLQQKMKKKFRKEAYGQRAQEAFAAWLAGAGLEK
- a CDS encoding ABC transporter ATP-binding protein; translation: MTNPLLDIRELTTCFSSHQGIAKAVDNVSLSFMQGETLAIVGESGCGKTVLALSILGLIPDPPGRVTDGSILYKGQDLLDLTESELMSIRGNAISMIFQEPMTALNPVFRVDDQIAEPLRLHQGFNRHDALLKAVDALNLVGIPNPAKIAKSYPHELSGGMRQRVMIAMALACKPDILIADEPTTALDVTIQAQILDLMNELKARMNGSLMLITHDLGVVARMAQRVAVMYSGKIVELAGVKELYADPLHPYTKGLLASVPTLGETTRLNAIPGIVPGIFDLPEGCRFHPRCPKAYQKCSLLLPPLFEPEPGRKVRCWLYED